The Periplaneta americana isolate PAMFEO1 chromosome 9, P.americana_PAMFEO1_priV1, whole genome shotgun sequence genome contains a region encoding:
- the LOC138706004 gene encoding uncharacterized protein isoform X2, giving the protein MHSMGLHSALAIKRQRKRREEQKRARERRFSSQSTESGFTSPRNSIGSLDIQSRGRGRRYGGGGKKPTGDDVGSKVVTSIGMLHIGVVFLVLGAFLLVSGLLPGDLARWGSESSGGWFNELVITGAFALAIGIFLIILNKIISKREEDDLNEYVQRQLTRSKSGHRLVRDVETGCLTTKHDQRAKLEHREDELRRQEQEYDEDETVPVHSPHKSPVYTQHNVMNGDVQPIVSPHLEKIMEEEISEKGEEESRAMDNYNKEIMSNGSTTASLSPGTPSETQELLSGSGRYLKMSKI; this is encoded by the coding sequence ATGCATTCCATGGGCTTACACTCGGCTCTGGCCATCAAACGTCAGAGGAAACGGCGAGAGGAACAAAAACGAGCGCGCGAACGCCGCTTCAGCTCGCAGTCGACGGAGAGTGGCTTCACCAGTCCACGCAACAGCATCGGCAGTCTCGATATCCAGAGCCGTGGACGGGGGCGTCGGTACGGAGGCGGCGGCAAGAAGCCGACAGGCGATGACGTTGGCTCCAAAGTGGTCACCAGCATAGGAATGCTCCACATCGGAGTCGTCTTCCTGGTACTGGGAGCATTCCTGCTTGTATCCGGTCTTCTGCCTGGCGATCTAGCGCGATGGGGTTCGGAATCTTCAGGCGGATGGTTCAACGAACTGGTCATCACCGGGGCGTTTGCTCTCGCCATTGGAATATTCCTCATAATCCTCAATAAGATTATATCTAAACGTGAAGAAGACGATTTGAATGAATATGTACAACGACAATTGACAAGATCCAAATCTGGGCATCGACTGGTCAGAGATGTCGAAACTGGATGCCTTACAACAAAACACGATCAACGGGCGAAACTTGAACATCGAGAAGATGAGCTCAGAAGACAAGAGCAAGAGTACGATGAAGATGAAACAGTTCCTGTCCACTCACCCCATAAATCACCAGTTTATACCCAGCATAACGTTATGAACGGGGACGTCCAGCCCATTGTATCGCCACATCTGGAGAAGATAATGGAAGAAGAAATATCAGAGAAAGGTGAAGAAGAATCCAGAGCAATGGATAACTACAACAAGGAAATCATGTCAAATGGGTCGACCACAGCAAGTCTGAGCCCTGGTACGCCGTCCGAAACTCAGGAGTTGCTTTCAGGGTCCGGAAGATATCTCAAGATGTCCAAAATATGA